In the genome of Bradyrhizobium sp. CIAT3101, one region contains:
- a CDS encoding GFA family protein produces the protein MAKAAVAAGTATGQCLCGKVTFEIDIPARWAWHDHSAASRRAHGAAYATYVGSWKKRFRITSGKTMLTRYEDKATKTARSFCSHCGTPIAYERPRGPHMVNIPRALFKERTGRQPLYHIAIEELQEWAYTGEPLVPLKGFPGVVWQRSKKKKRASGEDPFELGREEM, from the coding sequence ATGGCCAAAGCCGCAGTCGCCGCAGGAACTGCCACCGGCCAGTGCCTCTGCGGCAAGGTCACCTTCGAGATCGACATCCCCGCGCGCTGGGCCTGGCATGATCACTCCGCGGCCAGCCGCCGTGCTCATGGCGCGGCCTACGCCACCTATGTCGGCAGCTGGAAGAAGCGATTTCGCATCACCTCCGGCAAGACTATGCTGACACGTTACGAGGACAAGGCGACCAAGACCGCGCGCAGCTTCTGCTCGCATTGCGGCACGCCGATTGCCTATGAACGCCCGCGCGGCCCGCACATGGTCAACATCCCGCGCGCGCTGTTCAAGGAGCGCACCGGGCGCCAGCCGCTCTATCACATCGCGATCGAGGAGCTGCAGGAATGGGCCTATACCGGCGAGCCGCTGGTGCCGCTGAAGGGCTTTCCGGGCGTGGTCTGGCAGCGCTCGAAAAAGAAGAAGCGCGCTAGCGGCGAGGATCCTTTCGAGCTGGGTCGGGAGGAGATGTAG